In Microbacterium maritypicum, the following are encoded in one genomic region:
- a CDS encoding MFS transporter has protein sequence MTEVTGTRTVRAGARWMSLFTLAWLAIWTVQLTPVQLLLPLQLDTPEDDWIRGVVSSGLVLGIGGLAGIIAGPAAGALSDRAAAGRHRRRPWALGGVLFTAVCLVLTGYAEGPWAVGAGWVGVSIGVAVSSAAFTALIADQLPSTQRGAASAAVGSSQAVGIVLGVGLVVLLGLGIRDGYLLLAGVIAVIGSAAALLLPDPPSVEAMRPKTVGRRRLASLRDRDFAWMLSGRLVTNIGNALGTALFLFFLLHGLGQPSAVAQDNLLLLIVVYTVFVVIASVVTGLVSDRTGNRRTLAVAATVVQAASGVAIALVPTFEMTMVAAALMGLGYGAFSTVGLAFAADLLPDEQDHARDLGIVNVTAALGQLIGPVLGAALVALVGGFWLVFVAAAVLSLVGGLLTAFAREPKRS, from the coding sequence ATGACCGAAGTCACCGGCACGCGCACCGTTCGAGCGGGAGCACGATGGATGTCGCTCTTCACGCTGGCGTGGCTCGCGATCTGGACCGTGCAGCTCACGCCGGTGCAGCTGCTCCTTCCCCTGCAGCTGGACACGCCGGAAGACGACTGGATCCGCGGCGTCGTCTCTTCCGGTCTGGTTCTCGGAATCGGCGGGCTCGCCGGCATCATCGCCGGTCCCGCGGCCGGAGCGCTCTCCGATCGTGCGGCGGCGGGGCGCCACCGTCGCCGTCCGTGGGCGCTCGGCGGCGTTCTGTTCACCGCGGTCTGCCTCGTCCTGACCGGATACGCGGAAGGTCCCTGGGCGGTCGGCGCCGGATGGGTGGGCGTGTCGATCGGCGTCGCGGTCTCGTCTGCCGCCTTCACCGCTCTCATCGCCGACCAGCTGCCGTCCACGCAGCGCGGTGCGGCCTCCGCGGCGGTCGGTTCCAGTCAGGCCGTCGGCATCGTGCTCGGCGTCGGCCTCGTCGTTCTCCTCGGACTCGGCATCCGCGACGGCTACCTGCTGCTCGCCGGCGTGATCGCGGTCATCGGATCGGCAGCCGCCCTGCTCCTGCCCGACCCGCCGAGTGTCGAGGCGATGCGCCCGAAGACGGTGGGGCGCCGTCGGCTGGCGTCTCTGCGCGACCGGGATTTCGCCTGGATGCTCTCCGGTCGCCTGGTGACGAACATCGGCAATGCACTCGGGACGGCGCTGTTCCTGTTCTTCCTCCTGCACGGGCTCGGCCAGCCGAGTGCCGTCGCGCAGGACAACCTCCTACTGCTCATCGTCGTGTACACGGTCTTTGTGGTGATCGCGTCCGTGGTGACCGGTCTCGTCTCCGACCGTACGGGCAATCGGCGCACGCTCGCGGTCGCCGCCACGGTGGTGCAGGCGGCATCGGGCGTTGCGATCGCGCTGGTGCCGACGTTCGAGATGACGATGGTGGCCGCGGCTCTGATGGGGCTCGGGTACGGCGCGTTCTCGACGGTGGGACTCGCCTTCGCCGCCGATCTGCTGCCGGATGAACAGGACCATGCGCGTGACCTCGGGATCGTGAACGTCACGGCCGCCCTCGGCCAGCTGATCGGACCGGTGCTCGGGGCCGCGCTGGTCGCCCTGGTCGGCGGGTTCTGGCTGGTGTTCGTCGCGGCAGCGGTGCTGTCCCTGGTCGGGGGACTGCTCACGGCGTTCGCGCGGGAGCCGAAGCGCTCATGA
- a CDS encoding alpha/beta fold hydrolase — protein sequence MSAQIVLVHGIRTSATMWRAQLAYLEAHGYGATAVDVPGHGTRMGEDFTLHEALHTIDVAVRAAAEKGPVVLVGHSMGGLLCLAYVGGAETPPVAGLVAAACTSLPSGAGLRAYRLFARAVDSLPDRGMWLTARMLEATIPAETRSDFAAGGYALDTQDAALRSLAALDVAAAVPRIKIPLWFVNGQYDQLRLNETLFRRLASHAELIIVPRTTHLVTAMRPRIFNAVLQLAIATVEQDAEPS from the coding sequence GTGAGCGCACAGATCGTCCTCGTGCACGGCATCCGCACGTCCGCCACCATGTGGCGCGCGCAGCTCGCCTATCTGGAAGCGCACGGATACGGCGCCACAGCCGTCGACGTGCCGGGACACGGCACCCGGATGGGCGAGGACTTCACGCTCCATGAGGCGCTGCACACGATCGACGTCGCGGTTCGCGCTGCGGCGGAGAAGGGGCCCGTCGTGCTCGTCGGGCATTCGATGGGCGGGCTCCTCTGCCTCGCCTACGTCGGCGGCGCGGAGACGCCGCCGGTCGCCGGACTGGTCGCGGCCGCGTGCACCTCGCTCCCCTCCGGCGCGGGCCTGCGTGCCTATCGGCTCTTCGCGAGGGCCGTGGACTCGCTCCCCGACCGCGGGATGTGGCTCACCGCGCGGATGCTCGAGGCCACCATCCCCGCCGAGACGCGGTCGGACTTCGCCGCAGGCGGCTACGCACTCGACACGCAGGATGCCGCGCTCCGCAGCCTCGCAGCTCTCGACGTCGCCGCCGCGGTCCCCCGCATCAAGATCCCCCTCTGGTTCGTGAACGGTCAGTACGACCAGCTGCGTCTGAACGAGACGCTCTTCCGTCGTCTCGCCTCACACGCCGAGCTGATCATCGTCCCCCGCACGACCCACCTGGTCACGGCCATGAGGCCGCGGATCTTCAACGCGGTGCTGCAGCTCGCGATCGCGACGGTGGAGCAGGACGCAGAGCCGTCATGA
- a CDS encoding PH domain-containing protein, whose protein sequence is MIRGDGVSGRGTDRIVIRGASGWWISGVLAALFAYLLIDAAVRAEWAIVLLSLPWMGVVLLGCWMLLIRPCVIVAPATLTVVNVFRTHTIPWHEVAELHVRYQLVVELTDGTAIRAWGSPTVRPRRDREADVSTSHRSRAFVGVVEAIDHARDDVGRAPTGEAARTVSVAWLPLLALALAVALGVTAAGLLL, encoded by the coding sequence GTGATCCGTGGTGACGGCGTGAGCGGCCGCGGCACTGACCGCATCGTCATCCGCGGTGCATCGGGCTGGTGGATCAGCGGTGTTCTGGCGGCGCTCTTCGCCTACCTGCTCATCGATGCGGCCGTTCGCGCGGAGTGGGCGATAGTGCTCCTCTCCCTCCCCTGGATGGGAGTGGTGCTGCTCGGGTGCTGGATGCTGCTGATCCGGCCGTGCGTGATCGTCGCGCCTGCCACGCTCACCGTGGTCAACGTCTTCCGCACACACACGATCCCGTGGCACGAGGTGGCCGAGCTCCACGTGCGGTATCAGCTCGTCGTCGAGTTGACGGACGGCACCGCGATCCGCGCCTGGGGTTCACCCACCGTCCGGCCGCGTCGGGACCGGGAAGCCGACGTGTCGACGTCCCATCGTTCCCGCGCCTTCGTCGGTGTGGTGGAGGCGATCGACCACGCGCGTGATGACGTCGGGCGGGCTCCGACGGGTGAGGCGGCGCGAACCGTGAGCGTTGCGTGGCTGCCTCTTCTCGCTCTCGCCCTCGCCGTGGCTCTCGGCGTCACAGCAGCCGGCCTGTTGTTGTGA
- a CDS encoding dipeptide ABC transporter ATP-binding protein codes for MPCVTPSTRPRRTTVPEPLLRVRDLNVTFETKARTVHAVRGVNYEVNRGEFLAIVGESGSGKSVSSMAVMGLLPSTANVSGSITYDGTELLGSTDRQLSKMRGSDIAMIFQDPLSALTPVYTIGQQIIEGLKLHQPGLSSQALEARAVELLDIVGIPEPRRRVKSFPHEFSGGMRQRAMIAIAIANDPKLIIADEPTTALDVTIQAQILDVLQKAKEITGAAVVLITHDLGVVAGNADRVAVMYAGRIVETAPVDELFARPAMPYTIGLLRSMPSIANGASERLVPLEGRPPLLTEVPTGCPFADRCPAVISACHDIEPDLVPVAPLQSAACIRAEEIVDGRLPRDEVFSPPAPVEEVVREVETRGTVLKVEDLKRHYPLTKGTVFRRRIGTVRAVDGVSFELDGGKTLGLVGESGCGKSTTVMEVMELAQPQSGRVSVNGIDTATLSASQRRALRTDIQIVFQDPAASLDPRMTVEELIGEPLTVHDVPAKEISRRVRRMLELVGLEPSYARRYPHEFSGGQRQRIGIARALVVEPKILVLDEPVSALDVSVQAGVINLLEDLKQQLGLSYLFVAHDLAVVHHIADDVAVMYLGRIIEYGDVDAIFSNPRHPYTRALLSAVPIPDPQIERTRERILLSGDLPSPTETITGCAFRSRCPLYAILPPAQQAECETVSPELRPVEGRDVSCHWAEQDILQTA; via the coding sequence ATGCCCTGCGTGACGCCGTCGACCCGACCTCGGAGAACAACCGTGCCTGAACCCCTGCTTCGCGTCCGCGACCTCAACGTCACCTTCGAGACGAAGGCCCGCACCGTCCACGCCGTCCGCGGTGTGAACTACGAGGTCAATCGCGGCGAGTTCCTCGCCATTGTGGGTGAGTCCGGTTCGGGCAAGTCCGTGTCGTCGATGGCGGTCATGGGCCTCCTCCCGAGCACCGCCAACGTCTCGGGCTCCATCACGTACGACGGCACCGAGCTCCTCGGCTCCACCGACCGGCAGCTGTCGAAGATGCGCGGTTCCGACATCGCGATGATCTTCCAGGACCCGCTCTCGGCACTGACGCCGGTCTACACGATCGGTCAGCAGATCATCGAGGGCCTCAAGCTGCACCAGCCCGGGCTCAGCAGCCAGGCTCTGGAGGCCCGCGCGGTCGAGCTGCTCGACATCGTCGGTATCCCGGAGCCGCGCCGACGGGTGAAGTCGTTCCCGCACGAGTTCTCGGGCGGCATGCGCCAGCGCGCGATGATCGCGATCGCCATCGCGAACGATCCGAAGCTGATCATCGCGGACGAGCCGACGACGGCACTGGATGTCACCATCCAGGCCCAGATCCTGGATGTGCTCCAGAAAGCGAAGGAAATCACCGGCGCTGCCGTGGTGCTCATCACGCATGATCTCGGCGTCGTCGCCGGCAACGCGGATCGCGTGGCCGTGATGTACGCGGGCCGCATCGTGGAGACCGCACCGGTCGACGAACTGTTCGCACGTCCGGCGATGCCGTACACGATCGGACTCCTGCGCTCGATGCCGAGCATCGCCAACGGGGCCTCCGAACGTCTCGTCCCGCTCGAGGGACGTCCGCCGCTGCTGACTGAGGTGCCCACCGGCTGCCCGTTCGCCGATCGCTGCCCCGCCGTGATCTCGGCGTGCCACGACATCGAACCCGATCTCGTCCCCGTCGCACCGCTGCAGTCCGCGGCGTGCATCCGTGCGGAGGAGATCGTCGACGGCCGGCTCCCCCGCGACGAGGTCTTCTCCCCGCCTGCCCCGGTCGAAGAGGTCGTCCGCGAGGTCGAGACCCGCGGCACCGTGCTCAAGGTCGAAGACCTGAAGCGGCACTACCCGCTCACCAAGGGCACCGTTTTCCGCCGCCGCATCGGCACCGTCCGCGCGGTCGACGGCGTCAGCTTCGAGCTGGACGGCGGCAAGACCCTCGGCCTGGTCGGAGAATCGGGCTGCGGAAAGTCGACCACCGTCATGGAGGTGATGGAACTCGCCCAGCCGCAGTCGGGGCGCGTCTCCGTCAACGGCATCGACACGGCCACGCTCTCCGCTTCACAGCGTCGCGCGCTCCGGACCGACATCCAGATCGTGTTCCAGGACCCGGCGGCCTCGCTCGACCCGCGTATGACCGTCGAAGAACTCATCGGCGAACCGCTCACCGTGCACGACGTCCCGGCGAAGGAGATCTCGCGCCGCGTGCGCCGGATGCTCGAGCTCGTCGGTCTCGAGCCGAGCTATGCCCGTCGCTACCCGCACGAGTTCTCCGGAGGTCAGCGCCAGCGCATCGGAATCGCGCGTGCGCTCGTCGTCGAACCGAAGATCCTCGTCCTCGACGAGCCGGTTTCCGCGCTCGACGTCTCGGTGCAGGCCGGCGTGATCAACCTGCTCGAGGATCTGAAGCAGCAGCTGGGACTCTCCTACCTGTTCGTCGCACACGACCTCGCCGTGGTGCACCACATCGCCGATGACGTCGCCGTGATGTACCTCGGGCGCATCATCGAGTACGGCGATGTCGACGCGATCTTCAGCAACCCGCGCCACCCGTACACGCGCGCGCTGCTGTCGGCCGTGCCGATCCCCGACCCGCAGATCGAGCGGACGCGCGAGCGCATCCTCCTCTCCGGAGACCTGCCATCGCCGACCGAGACGATCACGGGGTGCGCGTTCCGCTCACGGTGCCCGCTCTACGCGATCCTTCCTCCCGCACAGCAGGCCGAATGCGAGACCGTTTCTCCCGAGCTGCGCCCCGTGGAAGGACGCGACGTCTCCTGCCATTGGGCGGAGCAGGACATCCTGCAGACCGCGTGA
- a CDS encoding ABC transporter permease translates to MTLDPTQLDAPPLEPEKEESPSIPRWRLILVRTFSTKRAWIGAGVLVLMFLLAYVGPLLYPWSSTDQDYLAFNKGPSLDHWFGTDTIGQDIFAQSMAGLQKSLLIGLIVGPVTALIAGLVGAIAGYVGGVWDRVIVWIIDLLLVLPSFYILVLLSPLFKDLAWVALVVFLPLFGWMVLARVIRGQTMSLRERDYVKAARFMGVGGFTIIRRHIIPNVASLLIIDATLGVGAAILAETTLSYFGFGIQPPDVSLGTLLAAGSAAATTRPWLFIPPAIILVATVLASSLLGDALRDAVDPTSENNRA, encoded by the coding sequence ATGACGCTCGATCCCACACAGCTCGACGCTCCACCGCTCGAGCCGGAGAAGGAGGAATCTCCCTCGATCCCCCGGTGGCGGCTGATCCTGGTCCGCACGTTCTCGACCAAGCGGGCCTGGATCGGCGCCGGCGTGCTCGTGCTGATGTTCCTGCTCGCGTACGTCGGACCGCTGCTCTACCCGTGGTCGTCCACCGACCAGGACTATCTCGCGTTCAACAAGGGGCCGAGCCTCGACCACTGGTTCGGCACCGACACGATCGGGCAGGACATCTTCGCCCAGTCGATGGCGGGTCTGCAGAAGTCCCTGCTCATCGGCCTCATCGTCGGACCGGTCACGGCACTCATCGCCGGGCTCGTCGGCGCGATCGCCGGGTACGTCGGCGGTGTCTGGGACCGGGTGATCGTCTGGATCATCGACCTGCTCCTCGTGCTGCCGAGCTTCTACATCCTCGTGCTGCTGAGCCCACTCTTCAAGGACCTGGCCTGGGTCGCGCTCGTCGTGTTCCTCCCCCTCTTCGGATGGATGGTGCTCGCGAGAGTCATCCGCGGTCAGACCATGTCGCTGCGCGAGCGCGACTACGTCAAGGCGGCTCGCTTCATGGGCGTCGGCGGTTTCACCATCATCCGCCGCCACATCATCCCCAACGTGGCATCGCTGCTGATCATCGACGCGACGCTGGGTGTCGGCGCCGCGATCCTCGCCGAGACCACACTCAGCTACTTCGGCTTCGGCATCCAGCCGCCCGACGTGTCACTCGGAACGCTGCTCGCTGCGGGAAGCGCCGCGGCGACCACCCGTCCCTGGCTCTTCATCCCGCCGGCGATCATCCTCGTCGCCACCGTGCTCGCGTCGAGTCTGCTCGGAGATGCCCTGCGTGACGCCGTCGACCCGACCTCGGAGAACAACCGTGCCTGA
- a CDS encoding ABC transporter permease has protein sequence MIGFIAKRLVNYLILTVIATLAGYALVSTTLQPAARFLGKNPPVPQSSIDAALDKMGVNPDVSLLQRMWDWLVQFVTTGSLGISTRSTEVTADIIERAGTSLRLLIIGSILGAIFGILLGVWGAIRQYRASDQIITYASFTVLATPIFVIAVLLMIGATWVNNASGQQLINFTGEYSVGVTGFWPVIGDRIAHLLLPTIALTVTAAASYSRYQRSAMLDVLSSDFIRTARAKGRTRGSAIMRHGVRVALIPMSTFFAYSFGTILAGAAVTEKIFSWHGMGEYLIDSVSNNDINAATGSILFAAILVLIAGTLADVLYAALDPRVRM, from the coding sequence ATGATTGGATTCATCGCCAAGCGATTGGTGAACTATCTCATCCTCACCGTCATCGCCACGTTGGCCGGTTACGCCCTCGTCTCCACCACACTTCAGCCGGCGGCACGGTTCCTCGGCAAGAATCCCCCCGTCCCGCAGTCCAGCATCGACGCCGCGCTCGACAAGATGGGCGTCAATCCTGACGTCTCTCTGCTACAGCGCATGTGGGACTGGCTCGTCCAGTTCGTCACGACCGGCTCCCTCGGAATCTCCACTCGCAGCACCGAGGTGACGGCTGACATCATCGAACGGGCCGGCACGAGCCTCCGACTGCTGATCATCGGCTCCATCCTCGGCGCGATCTTCGGCATCCTGCTCGGTGTATGGGGAGCCATCCGCCAGTACCGCGCGAGTGATCAGATCATCACCTACGCGTCGTTCACCGTTCTCGCGACGCCGATCTTCGTGATCGCGGTACTCCTCATGATCGGCGCGACCTGGGTCAACAACGCGTCCGGTCAGCAGCTCATCAACTTCACCGGCGAGTACAGCGTCGGGGTCACCGGGTTCTGGCCCGTCATAGGCGATCGAATAGCGCATCTGCTGCTGCCCACGATCGCGCTCACCGTGACCGCGGCAGCCTCCTACTCCCGGTACCAGCGCAGCGCGATGCTCGACGTGCTGTCCTCGGACTTCATCCGCACGGCACGCGCGAAGGGCCGCACCCGCGGATCCGCCATCATGCGTCACGGCGTGCGCGTCGCACTGATCCCCATGTCGACCTTCTTCGCCTACTCGTTCGGCACCATCCTGGCGGGCGCGGCCGTGACGGAGAAGATCTTCAGCTGGCACGGCATGGGCGAATACCTCATCGACTCCGTGTCGAACAACGACATCAACGCCGCGACCGGATCCATCCTGTTCGCCGCGATCCTGGTGCTCATCGCGGGCACGCTGGCCGACGTCCTCTACGCGGCCCTCGACCCCCGAGTGAGGATGTGA
- a CDS encoding ABC transporter family substrate-binding protein, translating into MKSNSKKWAGLAGIAAVALALSACAPATNGGNEGDGGSSPEALPGTGWVAADRDAVKDGGTLNLPLDETPANWNLYNLDSGTVDDNTIASLFTPGFVVVNEDGSWEADPNFATSVELKSEDPQVVEVKINPDAVWSDGTPIGVQDFQGQFNALNGKNEAYAPTSTNVWSDIASVEAGENDQDVLITFANKNADWPSILGTGTIYPRWLTETPESFNTAWANGPFAADGSTYVSGGPFIVSKFDATGKTITFEPNPTWWGDKPKLDTINYKATDRSTVGQAFANKEFDAVPINSSVDTLESAKARSDSEILNSKGVTYSHVTLNGTAGVFEDVEVRQAFAKSLDRQIMAQAVIEPLGVEPEVLNNLIFLNGQNGYEDDGADIAFDVDAAKKQLEDAGWVEGDKGIREKDGTKLTVRLVIPSETPNSAILSQQIQPMAAKAGFDVKIDTVPSADFFTKYITTETRDFEATIFAWQGTPYPISSTESIFNPADSGQNFPGVADERLDDLWAKANAELDPEARLEIAKEIDKIIMGEAVTIPLAARPNQYAIADGLVNYGPSQFESVTGAKFWENVGWAK; encoded by the coding sequence ATGAAGTCGAACTCCAAGAAATGGGCGGGCCTCGCCGGGATCGCCGCGGTCGCGCTGGCGCTCTCTGCGTGCGCGCCCGCCACGAACGGCGGAAACGAGGGGGACGGCGGTTCCTCGCCCGAGGCGCTTCCCGGGACCGGCTGGGTCGCCGCAGACCGCGACGCCGTCAAGGACGGCGGCACGCTCAACCTGCCGCTCGACGAGACGCCGGCCAACTGGAACCTCTACAACCTCGATTCCGGCACCGTCGACGACAACACGATCGCGAGCCTGTTCACCCCCGGTTTCGTCGTCGTGAACGAGGACGGCAGCTGGGAAGCCGACCCGAACTTCGCCACGTCGGTCGAGCTCAAGAGCGAGGACCCTCAGGTCGTCGAGGTCAAGATCAACCCCGACGCCGTCTGGTCCGATGGCACTCCCATCGGTGTCCAGGACTTCCAGGGCCAGTTCAACGCCCTGAACGGTAAGAACGAGGCGTACGCCCCGACGTCCACCAACGTCTGGTCCGACATCGCCTCCGTCGAGGCCGGTGAGAACGACCAGGATGTGCTGATCACGTTCGCGAACAAGAACGCCGACTGGCCCTCCATCCTCGGCACCGGCACGATCTACCCTCGTTGGCTCACGGAGACGCCGGAGAGCTTCAACACCGCGTGGGCGAACGGTCCGTTCGCTGCTGACGGTTCGACCTACGTCTCCGGCGGTCCGTTCATCGTCAGCAAGTTCGACGCGACCGGCAAGACCATCACGTTCGAGCCGAACCCGACGTGGTGGGGCGACAAGCCGAAGCTCGACACGATCAACTACAAGGCGACCGACCGGTCGACCGTCGGCCAGGCGTTCGCCAACAAGGAGTTCGACGCCGTTCCGATCAACTCCAGCGTCGACACGCTCGAGTCCGCGAAGGCGCGCTCCGACTCCGAGATCCTGAACTCGAAGGGTGTGACGTACAGCCACGTCACGCTCAACGGCACCGCCGGCGTGTTCGAGGACGTCGAGGTCCGTCAGGCCTTCGCGAAGTCGCTCGACCGTCAGATCATGGCTCAGGCCGTCATCGAGCCGCTGGGTGTCGAGCCCGAGGTCCTGAACAACCTCATCTTCCTCAACGGCCAGAACGGCTACGAAGACGACGGCGCGGACATCGCGTTCGATGTCGACGCCGCGAAGAAGCAGCTGGAAGACGCCGGCTGGGTCGAGGGCGACAAGGGCATCCGCGAGAAGGACGGCACCAAGCTGACCGTTCGCCTCGTGATCCCCTCGGAGACCCCGAACTCGGCGATCCTCTCGCAGCAGATCCAGCCGATGGCCGCCAAGGCGGGCTTCGACGTCAAGATCGACACCGTCCCGTCGGCCGACTTCTTCACGAAGTACATCACGACCGAGACGCGTGACTTCGAGGCGACGATCTTCGCGTGGCAGGGTACGCCGTACCCGATCTCCTCGACGGAATCGATCTTCAACCCGGCCGACTCGGGGCAGAACTTCCCCGGTGTCGCGGATGAGCGTCTGGACGATCTGTGGGCGAAGGCCAACGCCGAGCTCGACCCCGAGGCGCGCCTCGAGATCGCGAAGGAGATCGACAAGATCATCATGGGCGAAGCCGTGACGATCCCGCTCGCGGCACGACCGAACCAGTACGCGATCGCCGACGGCCTCGTGAACTACGGTCCCTCGCAGTTCGAGTCGGTCACCGGCGCGAAGTTCTGGGAGAACGTGGGCTGGGCCAAGTAA
- the lepA gene encoding translation elongation factor 4, translating into MSPRALTPLQPASTPAAQIRNFCIIAHIDHGKSTLADRMLQITGVVSDRDMRAQYLDRMDIERERGITIKSQAVRMPWELDGQTVALNMIDTPGHVDFTYEVSRSLAACEGAILLVDAAQGIEAQTLANLYLALENDLHIIPVLNKIDLPAADPEKYAKELASLIGGKPEDVLRVSGKTGVGVEELLDRLVKEIPAPKGDADAPARAMIFDSVYDAYRGVVTYVRMVDGSLSPRERIQMMSTGANHEALEVGVSSPEPTPTKGLGVGEVGYLITGVKDVRQSKVGDTITTSRKPASEALPGYTDPKPMVFSGLYPIDGSDYAELREALDKLKLSDASLVYEPETSVALGFGFRCGFLGLLHLEIITERLAREFDLDLITTAPSVIYEVLTSDTGETVTVTNPSEYPDGRIGSVSEPMVKAAILLPKDYVGTVMELCQSRRGTLLGMEYFSEERVELRYNMPLGEIVFDFFDQLKSKTQGYASLDYEPSGQQEADLVKVDILLQGEKVDAFSSIVHRDKAYAYGTMMAERLRKLIPRQQFEVPIQAAIGARIIARETIRAIRKDVLAKCYGGDITRKRKLLEKQKEGKKRMKMVGRVEVPQEAFIAALSGDVEGKDKK; encoded by the coding sequence ATGTCCCCACGCGCTCTCACACCTCTTCAGCCTGCCTCGACGCCGGCTGCGCAGATCCGCAATTTCTGCATCATCGCCCACATCGACCACGGCAAGTCCACCCTCGCCGACCGGATGCTCCAGATCACCGGTGTCGTCTCGGATCGCGACATGCGGGCCCAGTACCTCGACCGGATGGACATCGAGCGCGAGCGCGGCATCACGATCAAGAGCCAGGCCGTGCGCATGCCCTGGGAACTCGACGGCCAGACCGTCGCCCTGAACATGATCGACACCCCCGGCCACGTCGACTTCACCTACGAGGTATCGCGCTCGCTCGCGGCCTGCGAGGGTGCGATCCTGCTCGTGGACGCGGCGCAGGGCATCGAGGCCCAGACGCTGGCGAACCTCTACCTTGCGCTGGAGAACGACCTCCACATCATCCCGGTGCTCAACAAGATCGACCTGCCGGCGGCCGACCCCGAGAAGTACGCGAAGGAGCTCGCATCCCTCATCGGCGGCAAGCCCGAGGACGTGCTCCGCGTCTCGGGCAAGACCGGCGTCGGCGTCGAGGAGCTGCTCGACCGGCTCGTCAAGGAGATCCCCGCCCCGAAGGGCGACGCGGACGCGCCGGCGCGCGCGATGATCTTCGACTCGGTCTACGACGCCTACCGCGGTGTGGTCACCTATGTGCGCATGGTGGACGGCAGCCTCTCGCCCCGCGAGCGCATCCAGATGATGTCGACCGGAGCGAATCACGAAGCGCTCGAGGTCGGTGTGTCGAGCCCGGAGCCGACCCCGACCAAGGGACTCGGGGTGGGCGAGGTCGGCTACCTGATCACGGGTGTGAAGGACGTGCGTCAGTCGAAGGTCGGCGACACGATCACGACGTCGCGCAAGCCCGCGTCCGAGGCGCTTCCGGGGTACACGGACCCCAAGCCCATGGTGTTCTCGGGTCTGTACCCGATCGACGGCAGCGACTACGCGGAGCTGCGTGAGGCGCTCGACAAGCTGAAACTCTCCGACGCCTCGCTCGTGTACGAACCGGAGACCTCGGTGGCCCTCGGCTTCGGCTTCCGCTGCGGATTCCTCGGTCTCCTGCACCTGGAGATCATCACCGAGCGTCTCGCGCGAGAGTTCGACCTCGACCTCATCACCACCGCGCCCAGCGTGATCTACGAGGTGCTCACGAGCGACACCGGCGAGACCGTCACCGTGACCAACCCGAGCGAGTACCCGGATGGGCGCATCGGCTCGGTCTCGGAGCCGATGGTGAAGGCGGCGATCCTGCTGCCCAAGGACTACGTCGGCACCGTCATGGAGCTGTGCCAGTCCCGTCGCGGGACGCTGCTCGGCATGGAGTACTTCTCGGAGGAGCGGGTCGAGCTGCGCTACAACATGCCGCTCGGTGAGATCGTGTTCGACTTCTTCGATCAGCTCAAGTCCAAGACGCAGGGCTACGCCTCCCTCGACTACGAACCGTCCGGACAGCAGGAGGCCGACCTGGTCAAGGTCGACATCCTCCTCCAGGGCGAGAAGGTCGACGCGTTCAGCTCGATCGTGCACCGCGACAAGGCCTACGCCTATGGCACGATGATGGCCGAACGCCTGCGCAAGCTCATCCCTCGCCAGCAGTTCGAGGTGCCGATCCAGGCCGCGATCGGTGCGCGCATCATCGCCCGAGAGACGATCCGCGCGATCCGCAAGGACGTGCTCGCCAAGTGCTACGGCGGTGACATCACCCGCAAGCGCAAGCTCCTCGAGAAGCAGAAGGAGGGCAAGAAGCGCATGAAGATGGTCGGTCGCGTCGAGGTCCCCCAGGAGGCGTTCATCGCCGCGCTGTCGGGCGACGTCGAGGGCAAGGACAAGAAGTAG
- a CDS encoding DUF1990 family protein, which translates to MPLPAYERGITRHPVATAPVGMRIAEHSTVVDPAARDAVAALVCSWEFKRRAGFAVPSEEPTPGLEGVLAKRLLGIRFVEPVRIVWADESGFGYETRPGHPIYGEESFRIDERGVFTARSISCPSTALWRVLGPALRMVQRATHARYVKIVQAEAAASRTQ; encoded by the coding sequence GTGCCGCTACCGGCCTACGAGCGGGGAATCACGCGTCATCCTGTCGCGACAGCGCCGGTGGGCATGCGGATCGCCGAGCATTCGACCGTGGTCGATCCGGCGGCGCGCGATGCCGTCGCGGCGTTGGTGTGCTCGTGGGAGTTCAAACGACGCGCCGGATTCGCGGTGCCGTCCGAGGAGCCGACACCGGGACTCGAAGGGGTGCTCGCGAAGCGCCTGCTCGGCATCCGCTTCGTCGAGCCGGTGCGTATCGTCTGGGCCGATGAGAGCGGCTTCGGCTACGAGACGCGACCCGGGCACCCGATCTACGGCGAGGAGTCGTTCCGGATCGACGAGCGCGGTGTGTTCACAGCGCGGTCCATCTCCTGCCCTTCCACCGCACTCTGGCGTGTTCTCGGTCCTGCCCTGCGGATGGTGCAGCGCGCGACCCATGCGCGCTACGTGAAGATCGTGCAGGCCGAAGCAGCGGCTTCCCGCACGCAGTGA